From the genome of Neomonachus schauinslandi chromosome 5, ASM220157v2, whole genome shotgun sequence, one region includes:
- the USP6NL-AS1 gene encoding uncharacterized protein USP6NL-AS1, whose product MAASGSPGPTPAPARRKPRRPPPPAGRPPAVGDEEMKLPPAGPVGGGCGTGQSGESGQPNRSRRGGGYRSALRPIVSLPRGSRRSRAREPGSSPARHLLPPLWKRPPPPRAARPGPRLRAAGPARLTGRRQPSPLRPRPPPSWRGRAASSRRHVRAAPAFPLSTGARFQGCGMRAQLPEILGGEAAPLTLGGRGKKDPLRTADPEPEAGLRGSARKRPT is encoded by the coding sequence ATGGCGGCGTCCGGCTCCCCGGGGccaaccccagcccctgcccggAGGAAACCCCGGAGACCGCCGCCGCCGGCCGGCCGGCCCCCTGCGGTgggagatgaggaaatgaagttaCCTCCGGCCGGTCCCGTCGGCGGAGGCTGTGGGACGGGGCAGAGCGGGGAGTCGGGGCAGCCGAACAGGTCCCGGCGCGGCGGCGGCTACCGCAGTGCCCTCCGCCCCATTGTTTCCCTTCCAAGAGGATCCCGGCGAAGCCGAGCCCGGGAACCAGGAAGTTCCCCGGCGCGACACCTCCTGCCGCCGCTATGGAAACGGCCCCCGCCTCCCAGGGCGGCTCGCCCGGGACCCCGCCTCCGCGCCGCCGGCCCCGCCCGCCTCACGGGCCGCCGCCAACCGTCGCCGCTGCGGCCGCGGCCGCCGCCATCTTGGCGCGGCCGGGCGGCCTCTTCCCGGCGGCACGTGCGCGCCGCTCCCGCGTTCCCGCTGTCCACGGGGGCGCGCTTCCAGGGCTGCGGGATGAGGGCGCAGCTCCCCGAGATCCTGGGGGGAGAAGCGGCGCCTCTGACCCTCGGCGGCCGAGGGAAGAAGGACCCGCTCCGCACTGCAGACCCTGAACCTGAAGCGGGGCTTCGAGGCAGCGCGCGGAAACGACCCACTTAA